TAGCTCGTCGGTGAGTTTGCGGTCGCCGGACCCGATTGCGGTTGCCAGCGCGCGGTGCTCCTCGCCGCGGACCTCCGCGACGGAGTAGGACTCCTCGAGCGCGTGAATGCACATCCGTGTCTCGGTAATGAAGGTGCGGTGCATTCGAGTCAAACGTGGGCTATCGGCCAGCTCGACCAGGCGTGCGTGGAAGGCGATGTCTAGTTCGCCGACTTCGGGTGGCGTGGTCTGCGCGGTCATCCGCTCGGCGATCTCGAGCAATGCTTCGCCGACCGCATGGTAGTCACCTTCGAAGATCTTGCGGGCGGCGGCGCGTTCGATCGCCTCCCGCGCGAGATACATGTCGCGGACCTCGTCGGGCGTTATCTCGATCACGAACAGCCCCCGATGGCGGATCGAGACGAGCAGGCCTTCCTGGGCGAGCCGCTGCATGCCCTCGCGCAGCGGCCCGCGACTCACCCCAAGTCGTCGAGCCAACTCGGCTTCATTGAGCTGCGCGCCCGGTTTGAGCTCCCCATGGCCGATCGCCTGGCGCAGTTTGTCGGCGATGATGCTCGGCGTCGACTGCAGCAGGAGCGGCTCGATGAAGCTCGTCACCGCCGGTCTCCAAACAGCGTGCCCAACCCCGGCAAGTCGGGGACCGGCCCGAGAAGTTGCAGGCCCTTCCAGACGGTCACCTGGTTGGCGGTCAGGACCGGCTTGTCTACGGCCATCTCCAGCTCGTCGATGATCGCCAGCGTATGCATGGCGGTATCCGGGACCAGCACAGCCCCGGCGTCGGGGTGGTCGGCGGCCGTGACCATCGAGACCACCTGTTCCGGGTTCAGGGTGCCAACCTCGGCCGCGGTGTTGATCCCGTGACTGCCCATCGCCACCACCTCCACGCCACCTGCCCGGAGAAAGCGGACGAAGTGCTGAGCCACGTCATCGGGGTAGGACGCCGCCACGGCGACGTGACGCAGGCCGAGGTGGCGCGCTGCGTCGACGAACGCGATCGACGTGGACGACGCCGGAACACCGGCCGCGGCGGCTACGCCTTCGGCCTGGTCCCGCGCCCCTTCCGGGCCGAAGACGAAGCTGCCCGAAGTGCAGGCCCACATCACGGTATCGGGCTTCTCGGTGGCGAGGCGGGCGGCGCCGACGGCCAGCCGCTCGGCACCGCCCAGGTCGAGCAGGGCGTCCACGCGGTGTGCGTCCTCGCCGACGGAGGTGATTACGACCGGGAGCCGGACCGCGCCGTCGACCCGAGACTCCAGAACCGGAAAGTCGTCCTCCGCGCTGTGACCGGGGTAGAGCAGGCCTACCGTCACCATGCTGCCTCCCGAGAGTGCCGCGATAGGTAGATTGTCGACAATGATAGCGTCCGCATCCTACGATGTCCGCCGGCTCGCCCGGGCGCTGGAGACGGAGCTCCGCGGGTCGGTCGGCGCTGACGCCGGCAGTCGCGCCCTGTATGCGACCGACGCGTCAAACTACCGCGTGGTGCCGGACCTCGTTGTCGTTCCGGCCGATCAAGAAGACCTCGCCACAGCGGTGTTGCTGGCCGCCGCGGCGGGTGCGCCGGTGACCCTGCGCGGCGCTGGGACGTCGATGGCAGGCAACGCGATCGGCGGCGTGGTTGTGGACGCCTCGCGGCACGTCAACCGGATCCTGGCCATCGACGGTGAAGCTGGCAGCGCTGTCGTCGAGCCGGGCGTGGTGCTCGCCGACCTCCTGGCAGCGGCATCGCCGCTCGGGCTGACGTTCGGACCCGACCCGTCATCGGCCAGCCGGGCGACCCTCGGCGGAATGATTGCCAACAACGCGTGCGGTGCGCACTCCGTTGCCTGGGGCACCACCGCGGACAACGTCCGGTCGCTCGACGTGATGCTTGCCGACGGCACGCGATGCACGGTGGATTCCATCGGGAATCGCGAGGAGTTGGCCGGGCGGCGCGGCCGGGAGGGCGAGTTGCACCGGCGGCTACAGGGGTTCGTCGACCGACACGAGCTGGTGATCCGGCGGCGGTTCGGGCAATTCAGCCGACAGATCTCCGGCTATGCATTGCACCGGCTGCTGCGGGAGAACAGGTACGACGTAGCGGGGCTGTTGTGCGGCAGCGAGGGTGGTTTCGCGACAACATTGCAGGCGACGGTCGCACTGACCCCGCTGCCCGCGGCGAGGGTGCTGTGCGTCCTTGGCTTCGGCGACGGGGTCGCGTCCGCCGAGAGCGTGCCGGTGGTGTTGCGCCACGACCCTCTGACGATGGAGTCGATCAACAGCGAACTCATTGAGCGGCTTCCCGCCGACGTCCACGCCGCAGCGATCGAGGCGGGGCTTCCGGGCGGGCGGGCGTGGTTGTTGGTGGAGATGGGCGGTGCCGACCACGCATCGGCCGTGGTTGCCGCGACGGAGATGTTCGAGGAGCTGCGCGGGTCGGGCTCGCCCGGCACCGTCTCGCTCGTCACCGATGCCGCGGCACAGCGAGTGTTGTGGCGGTGCCGGACTGACGCGGCGGGCCTGGCAACCCGGCGGGCTGACGGCACCGAGGCCTGGGGTGGATGGGAAGACGCGGCGGTGCCACCGAAGCGCCTGAGCGATTATCTGCGCGGGCTCGACGAGCTGCTATGCCGGCATGGCTTGTCTGGGGCGTCCTACGGGCACTTCGGTGAGGGCTGTATGCACATGCGGATCGATTTCGACCTGTTCAGCAGGGCCGGTATCGCGACCTACCGCGAGTTCATCGAGCAGGCGACCGCTCTGGTGGTCGCTCTTGGCGGATCCGTTTCCGGCGAGCACGGCGATGGACGGGCGCGCTCGGAACTGCTCGGCCGGATGTACGGTGCCGACGGGCTACGGCTGCTCAGCGAGATGAAGGACATCTGGGATCCGGCCCGGGTGATGAATCCCGGGATCATCGTCGACCCGCCGGCGTTTGACGCGGGGATCCGGCATGACGGCCCGGCCAAGGACCGCAGCCCACTGACCTTGTTCGCCTATGCCGACGACAACCACAACTTCGCGCAGGCGCAGCGACGATGTGTCGGGATCGGCAAGTGCAGACAGCACTCGGGCGGCGTGATGTGCCCGAGCTATCAGGTCACCCGGGAGGAGCTGCATTCGACTCGCGGGCGCGCCCACCTGCTCTGGGAAATGCTGCAGGGCGATGTCATCACGGATGGCTGGCGGTCGGCCGAAGTGCGGGACGCCCTCGACCTGTGCCTGTCCTGCAAGGGGTGTCTGTCGGACTGCCCGGTCAATGTGGACATGGCGACCTACAAAGCCGAGTTCACCCAGCACCACTACGCCCGTCGGCCCTGGGCCCGCCCCCTGTCGCATTGGTCGATGGGTTGGCTGCCGTTGTCGTCGCGGTTTGCCTCTCGGACACCCCGGCTGGTCAACCGGCTGGCGCGGCTGCCGCTGGCCAAGCGCTTGGGCGGGATCGCCCCGGAGCGGGAGATCCCCGCCTTCGCCGCGCAGACCTTCACCTCCTGGTTCGCCGGTCGCAGCCCCGCGGCGGACGGCGCGAACGGCGAGGTTTTACTCTGGCCCGACACGTTCACCAATCACCTGGCACCCGACATCGGAGCGGCGGCGGTCGAAGTGCTAGAGGCCGCCGGATACCGGGTCGTGCTGCCGGAAAAGCCGGTGTGCTGCGGGTTGACCTGGATTTCCACCGGCCAGCTGACGAGGGCCAAGAAGGTTATCGCGCGGTCGCTGGCGGACCTGGCGCCTTCCCTGACCGCCGAAACGCCGATCATCGTGTTGGAGCCGAGCTGTGCCGCCGCCCTGCGGCACGACGCTCCGGCGCTGCTGGCCCACAATCCGCTGGCCCGCGCGACGGCGGACGCGACGCACACCTTCGCCGAGTTTCTGAACCGGTCGGGCTGGCGACCACCGCAGCTGGGTGGAGAGGCGCTGGTGCAGACCCACTGTCACCAGCACGCGGTGCTCGGGTTTGACGCCGACCGCTCGCTGCTGGCCGCTGCAAGCGTCAAGGCGACCGTGCTCGACTCCGGATGTTGCGGACTCGCAGGCAATTTCGGCTTCGAACGCGGCCACTACGAGGTGTCGAATGCGGCGGGAGAGCGTGTCCTGCTACCCGCCGTCCGCGAAGCCGTGCCCACCACGGCGATCGTCGCCGACGGCTTCAGTTGCCGCGCCCAGATCACTCACGGCACGTCTCGGCAACCCGTGCACCTCGCCCAGCTGCTGGCCGGCGGGCTGCGGCCGGGGCGCTGACTTCCCCGGTCAGCACTCGGTGAGCCGGTCTACTGCCCGTCGCAGCCGGGCCACTCCTTCGCGGATCCGATCCGGCGGGGTGGAGGCAAAGCAGAGGCGCAGCGCACTGGCGAACCGGCCCGTCGGCGAGAAAGCCGGACCGGGGATGAACGCGACACCCTCGGCGAGCGCTGCCTCGAAGAGTTTGGTGGTGTCGGGGACCTTCGCGGGACCGTTGCGCAGGGTCACCCATAAGAACAACCCGCCGTCGGGGTCGGTCCAGCGCGCGATGCCGCCGAAGTGCTCGCGCAACGCCGCGTGCATGGCCTCCTTGCGCCGACGGTATTCGGCGCGCTGAGCCACCAGGTGATCCTGCAGATGTCCGCCACTGAGAAAGCCCGCCAGCAGCCGCTGCGCGGGCAGATTGGTGCACGTGTCCATCGCCTGCTTGGCATTGATCAGCAGCGGCTGCAACTCGGGCACGGCGTCCACCCATCCGACGCGCAGGCCCGGGGCGACGATCTTCGAGAAGGTTCGCACCGAGAAGACCACGGGTTCGCCCGCGCCCAGCTCGCGCAGCGTCGGTAGCGGTTCACCACCGAATCGCAACAGCCCGTACGGGTCGTCGTCGATCACCATCGATCCCCAGGATCGCGCGAGGTCGAGGAGCCGATGCCGGCGCTGTAGTGAAAGCGTTACTCCGGTCGGGTTCTGGAAGGTTGGGATGGTGTAGATCGCCTTGGGTGTGCGGCCCGCGTCGGCTACCAACGTCTGTAGCGCGTCAATGTCCATGCCATCGTCGTCGACCGGGACTTCCAGCAGGGCAGCGCCGTAGGAGAGCGCGGTCGCGCTGCCGTTGGTGTATGTCGGGGATTCGACAACGACGAGATCGCCCGGGTCCACGAAGATCTTGCAGAACAGGTCCAGGCCCTGCATGCCGCCGGAGGTGATCGTCAAGCGGTCCGCGGTGGTCTCGTCGCTTGTGCCGCGCAGCGCCTGCAGCAGTGCTTCCTGCAATGGCGGATCGCCTTCGGTGGCGGCGTAGTCGTAGGCGTGCGGTTCGCGCAGCTCGGCCGCCGCGATTTCAGCAAGGATCGCCGCGGGCACTGCCTCTGCCGCGGGGCTGCCCATGGCGAACCGCACGACATCATGGCTCTGCTTGTGCAGCAACGATGTGCTCGAGTCGATTACCGACCCGACCAGCCCGGCGGCGCGCGCGGCGTATGGGAGGGCTAAGGACCTCACGTGTCACCTCCAGATAGTGAGTTCATGCAACGGTCAGGTGCGGGCAGTCAACGCGCCAGCAGCCGCTGGCCGGGCCCGACGGCCTTGCGCCCGACGGTGGTCAGGGCCGACCACATCGTTACCTGGTTGGCGGTCAGCACGGGCTTGCCGAGTTCGGTCTCGAGCGTGGTGATCACGTCGTACGTCGCCAGGTTGGTGCAACTGACAAAAACGGCCTCGGCGTCGGGGCGGTCGGCGTCGCGGACGAGTTGGACCGTGACGTCGTACGGCACGGCCCAGATCATGGAGGTCAGCCCCAGCTCGGCGGCGGCGATCACGTTGATGCCTGCCTCGGCGAGGTATGCGGTCAGGCGGGCGGTGAGATCGGTGACATAGGGCGTGGCGGTGGCGATCGTCTTTACGCCGAGGTGCGCCAGGGCGTTGAGCAAGGCGCCGCTGGTAGTGATCGCGGCCGCGGCGCCTGCCGCCGTCATCGCGGCCACCAGTGCGGCTTCGCCGGCAAGGCCGCCGACGAAGCTGCCCGAAGCGCATGCGTAGGCGGTCACCAGCGGAGAGACGGCAAGTAACTCGGTTGCGCCGCGAGCGATCGTTGCCGGGTCGGAGATGCGGATAGCCATATCCATGGCGACCAACGGGACGTAGGGCGTTCGGGTCAGGTGCAGGCTGATGTCGTCCGGCGCCCAACGCCACAGTTCCCGGTCGAGGGCGAAGTCGTGCGGTACCACCACACCGATTCCGGCCTGTGCTAGCCGGGAGGACTGGCTCATTGGCACAGTCTGGCGGCCTGAGACGCGCTACACAAGCGATTGTTGACAATCGGACAGTTGCGTTCCTAGCCTCGATCGCGTGGCGATGCGTCGCGAACCTCAGCCGGCTGCCGGGGCCGCGATCGATAGTGGGCGACCGATTGTTGCGGTGCTCTGTGAACGGGCGACCGAGCGGCCGCGGGGGCTGGGCGGACTGGAGGTGGACTTCCGGTACTGCACCGCCGACGGATTGGCCGTCGCTGTCCGGGGAGCCCGCGGATTGCTGCTTTGGGACTACTTCTCCACGGCGGTTCGGGACGTTTGGGCCGACGCCGGTGCCGTCGATTGGATCCACGTCGCCGCGGCCGGGGTGGACACGTTGCTCTTCGACGAGCTGCGAGCCTCCGATGTGGTGGTGACCAACGCTGCGGGGGTGTTCGACCGGCCGATCGCGGAGTATGTGCTCGGCGCGGTGATCGCGCACGCCAAGGACAGCCGTCGCAGTTTCGACCTGCAGCGGCGACACCAATGGGAGCACCGCGAGACGCGGCGGGTGACTGGCGCGACGGCTCTCGTGGTCGGCACAGGCCGGATAGGCCGGGAGATCGCGCGGCTGTTGCGCGCCGTCGGGATGCGGGTACGGGGCGTGGGTCGGACGGCGCGTGCTGGCGATGCTGACTTCGGCGAAGTGGTTGCCAGTGGCGACCTTTCGGCCGCGGCCGGCTGGTGCGACTACCTCGTCCTGGCCGCACCGCTGACCGAAGAGACCCGCGGTCTGGTGGATGCGACGGTGCTGAGGGCGATGAAGCCCGACGCGCACCTGATCAATGTCGCGCGGGGCGCGCTCGTCGACGAGCCCGTTCTGCTCGCAGCGCTGCGTGACGGATGGATCAGTGGTGCGACGCTGGACGTGTGCACGGTGGAACCGCTGCCTAGCGGGCATCCATTGTGGGACGCGCCCAACGTGACGATCACCGCGCACATGTCGGGTGATGTCGTCGGCTGGCGTGACACCCTGGCCGCACAGTATGCGGAGAACGTCCGGCGTTGGCTGGCGGGCGAAGCTTTGCTGAATGTGGTGGACAAGAAGCTCGGCTACGTTCCCGGTAGGCCGGTGACAGCCAGTTGGGGAGGTTCGGCTCAATGATTCCTTCGGCGGTCGATCTGGTCGAGGCGTACCGGAAAAGGACGCTCTCGCCGGTCGAGGCCACCACAGCCGCGCTGGAGGCGATCGACCGGTACGACAGTCAGGTGAATGCCTTTGTCGTGGTGGACGCCGAGGGCGCACTGGCTGCCGCGAAAGAGTCGGAGACCCGGTGGCACGCGGGTGAGCCGCTAGGCCCCGGTGACGGCGTGCCGACCTCGGTCAAGGACGCCTTGTGGACGCGTGGCTGGCCGACCCTGCGCGGCAGCACCCTGATCGACGAAGCAGGTCCGTGGGAGCAGGACGCGCCGAGCGTCGCGAGGCTGCGGGAGGCGGGTGCGGTCATCATCGGCAAGACCACGACTCCGGAGTGCTCCTGGAAGGGCGTGACGGATTCGTTCCGGCACGGCGTTACCCGCAACCCCTGGGATCCCGGCAAGACACCGGGTGGATCGAGTGGTGGCAGTGCGGCAGCGATTGCCCTCGGCATGGGGGCGTGGTCGGTTGGCACAGACGGTGGCGGCTCGGTCCGGATCCCTGCGGGCTTCACCGGCACGGTCGCATTGAAGCCCACTTACGGGCTAATCCCGATATTCCCGCCCAGTCCGTTTGGCACGTTGTCTCACGCTGGACCGATGACACGGTCGGTGCGGGACTGCGCGGCGCTGCTCGACGTGATCAGCGGTTTCGACGCCCGGGATTGGTCCGCCATGCCAACCCCGACCAGGTCGTTCCTGGACGGGCTCGACGACGGCGTCGCGGGACTGCGGATCGCCTTTTCGCCGAACTTGGGTTTCGTCCGCAACGACCCGGAGGTCGACGACGTGGTGCGGGCCGCGGTTGATGTGCTAGCCCGCGCCGGAGCCGAAGTGGACCAAGTCGATCCGGGTTTTGCGGATCCGGTCGAAGCGTTCCACGTGCTGTGGTTCTCCGCGGAGGCTCAACTGCTGCGGGCCTACGGAGACGCCGTGGACGATCGGGTGGATCCCGGGCTGCGGCGGACCGCGGCGACCGGGGCGACCTACTCCGCGGCCGACTTCCTGGACGCGACCGCCGTGCGGATGGACCTCGGTGTGGTGATGGGCAGGCTTCACCAAACCTACGATGTCCTTCTCACCCCGACCCTTCCGTTGCCCGCTTTCGACGCCGGGCAGGATGTGCCGGACGGTTGGACTTCGCCGGACTGGACGAGCTGGACGCCGTACACCTATCCGTTCAACCTGACCCAGCAGCCTGCGTTGAGTGTGTCGTGTGGATTCACCGCGGCTGGACTGCCGGTCGGGCTGCAGGTCGTCGGGCCCCGGCACGCCGATGCCTTGGTTCTTCGAGTCGGCCAGGCTTATCAGGTCGCTACCGAATGGCACTTGAGTGAACCGGCACTGCTGGCCGAGGAGGTGCGATGAGCAGATACATCACCGTGTCGTTGGACAAGCGCAACGTGAGCTGCGTTGCCGTATTGCTGGACAGCGAGGCACCCCGCACCTGTGCGGCGGTCTGGGATGCGTTACCGCTGTCGGCGGCGGTGTTCCACGGCAAGTATGCGCGCAATGAGATCTACACACTGTTGCCGGCGTTTTCGGCGAGCGACCCGGGTAAGGAGAACACCACGGTGACCCCGATCCCGGGCGACCTGTGCTGGTTCTCGTTCGACTCCGACGACCTTGGCAACCCGGCATACGGGTACGAGAAGAGCGCCGGGACGGGCACGACCGGTGCGATCGTCGACCTCGCGCTGTTCTATGGACGGAACAACCTACTGATCAACGGTGACCAGGGGTGGGTGCCGGGCAACGTCTTCGGCGCCGTCGTCGACGGTCTCCCCGATATGGCCGCGGCCTGTCAGGACCTTTGGCTGGGCGGAGTCCGTGGCGAGACCTTGAGCTTCAGCCGGCGCGCCTAACGTCGTGCCGACCGCACCGTGACCTGAATCGCCTCCATCAGTGTGCTCCGGAGTCTCCGGCGGGAACTTTTCGGGGGCTTGGGTCGACCGGCACCGTGTCGTGCTCGAGCAGGGCGGCATCCTTGGACAGCACCGGGCCGTCAACCAGGAGTCGGATGATCTCGCGGGGGGCGTTTTGCGGCGAGCTCAGACCCAGCGTCGTCGCCGCGTCCGCGTCGGGCACCCCGTAACGCACGCCCTGCGGATCGACATAGTAGATCGATTCGGTGTAGCGGGGATCCGGGGACTGCAACGCCACGAGCTTCCCGCCGTCCAGGAAAATGGTTGCCGTCCCATGGATCTGCTTAATTCCCATGTTCATCGCCGCCGGCGGTATCGGTAGATGCCGGCCGGACAGCACTGTGGTCCGCGGCGATTGGTCACCGCCGCCGCGCTCCCACGACCAGCACAGCGTGGGAGCCTCCGGCCGGGACACAATGTTGAGCGGTTCGTCGGGCAGCGGTGAGTCATACACCGTTTGGGGCATGTCGACGATCAGATTCGGCGACACCGACGGCGGCTCTACCAATCCGTAGGATTCCTTGTCGCGCAGCGCTCCCGCGGTTTCGGCGTTCACCCGCGCAATCCCGTCGCGCAGCACCACAAAGCGTTGTGGCCCCTGGTCGGTGTGGATCTGGAATACCGACCCGATCACCAGATCGGCAGGTAACCCCAGATCGTTGGGCGCGCCGGCGGCCGGTATCGGCGGCAGCTGCCAGGACCCCATGTCGGGTAGCGCGTTGAACATGCCCTCCGAGATCGGGGTCGCCGTGGCGGTCACGGGTATCCCTATCGGCGAGGTGAGGGCCCGGTCGGTCAGATCGATGGCGTGGCGTCCCTTGCGGGTGACGACCCACGTCCGGTCCTGGTAGGACACCAGCACCGCCTGGTGGGCCTGCAGCGGATCGATCGCGGGATCGATCACCAGCGGCATCGCGATGACCGCTGTCTGCACCGCCGGGGACGCGGTGTCGGCTCGGGCGACGGTGTCGCACAGGGTCCAGATCGAGGTGCTGCCCCCCGAAACGGGGGTGGCGTAGGGGGCGCCGGGGATGCCGATGGTCTGGCCCATGGGCAGCTTGCTCAATTCGGAGGAGCTCACGGTGGCCGGGGTGGCCGGGTTGCCCAGCGCCAGCCGCGCCGAAGTCAGGTTGTAGACCGGATGCAACTGTCCCGACAGGATCACATAAAGCTGGTTGGTCGCGCGGTCGGTGAGCAGGCTGGTGGCGCCGAGCTTGCCCTGTGGTTTGAAGTAGGCCAGCAGCGCGGCGCCCGCCAGAATCAGCACCGCGACGACGATGCCAAGAGCGGCCGACCGGCTGTAGAACTGCATCGGGTCGTCGAACATCCGGGTGTCACGGCGCACGATGGCATGCTCGAGCCGGCGTAACAGGAAACGCCAGCCGCTAACCTGAACCTTGGTGGTCAGCCGCAAACCCGACATCTGTCACTCGATGGTGTCCAGGCGTGGGTGCACCGCTGCGATCCCCTCGGTCATGTGTGCTCGCTCCGGGTAGCCGTTCGCGATTCGCGCCCACCCCGCCCGCACCCGCAGCACGCTACTCGGGCACACATCCACCGGCGCAGGCAGGCCCCGGCACACTGCTCTGGACAACCCCGGCGGGACGTTGCGCCGAACCGTGGCGTACATGCGCCAATTACCTCCGTAAACCATTGCCATTGCAGTTTGGCGGCCTGCGGCTACCAAGAATTAGCATCAACTAGCGCAATCGCTCTACTAGTTTGGCTGTAGATCCCATGAGCTATGCCAATGATGAAATTCACCAACGGCATGAAAAGAAATTCACCAACGGTCGCGCAAAAATTTCGCCGATGGCAGGCAAGGCTCAGCGGGCAGGTGCAAAACGGCTGGCTGCGGACCACTTCCGTGTGCCTCCTGGGACCAGGCATGTCGCGGAACTCATCACCGGCAGCCCCAAGTTTCACCAATGACACGTGAGAAATTCGTCAATGGCGTGTGGAAATTTTGCGCCGGCGACATTTGATGAATCACCCCCTTGCCGGGTGGCGTGGTGAGGCAGTCCCCTTGCCGCCCGCCGCTAAAGCGGCGACCGCACCCCCGTCGACCAGCAGGTCGGTGCCGGTGATGAAGGTGGCGTCGGGTCCGAGCAGGAAAGCGGCTGCCGCGGCGATGTCGTCCGGTGTTCCGATTCGACCCGTCGCCGACGCGGCGATCATCGATCGCATGCCATCGCCGACCGGCGAGCCAAGTTCCCGTTGTCCCATCGGCGTAAAGATGATGCCGGGACTGATCGAATTGACGCGGGCCCGCCGACGGCCCCAGTGCGCGCTGGCGGCGCGAACTCGAACGAGGTTGGCTTGCTTAGCTATTGGGTAGGCGAAGGCG
The nucleotide sequence above comes from Mycobacterium decipiens. Encoded proteins:
- a CDS encoding FAD-binding and (Fe-S)-binding domain-containing protein, whose amino-acid sequence is MIASASYDVRRLARALETELRGSVGADAGSRALYATDASNYRVVPDLVVVPADQEDLATAVLLAAAAGAPVTLRGAGTSMAGNAIGGVVVDASRHVNRILAIDGEAGSAVVEPGVVLADLLAAASPLGLTFGPDPSSASRATLGGMIANNACGAHSVAWGTTADNVRSLDVMLADGTRCTVDSIGNREELAGRRGREGELHRRLQGFVDRHELVIRRRFGQFSRQISGYALHRLLRENRYDVAGLLCGSEGGFATTLQATVALTPLPAARVLCVLGFGDGVASAESVPVVLRHDPLTMESINSELIERLPADVHAAAIEAGLPGGRAWLLVEMGGADHASAVVAATEMFEELRGSGSPGTVSLVTDAAAQRVLWRCRTDAAGLATRRADGTEAWGGWEDAAVPPKRLSDYLRGLDELLCRHGLSGASYGHFGEGCMHMRIDFDLFSRAGIATYREFIEQATALVVALGGSVSGEHGDGRARSELLGRMYGADGLRLLSEMKDIWDPARVMNPGIIVDPPAFDAGIRHDGPAKDRSPLTLFAYADDNHNFAQAQRRCVGIGKCRQHSGGVMCPSYQVTREELHSTRGRAHLLWEMLQGDVITDGWRSAEVRDALDLCLSCKGCLSDCPVNVDMATYKAEFTQHHYARRPWARPLSHWSMGWLPLSSRFASRTPRLVNRLARLPLAKRLGGIAPEREIPAFAAQTFTSWFAGRSPAADGANGEVLLWPDTFTNHLAPDIGAAAVEVLEAAGYRVVLPEKPVCCGLTWISTGQLTRAKKVIARSLADLAPSLTAETPIIVLEPSCAAALRHDAPALLAHNPLARATADATHTFAEFLNRSGWRPPQLGGEALVQTHCHQHAVLGFDADRSLLAAASVKATVLDSGCCGLAGNFGFERGHYEVSNAAGERVLLPAVREAVPTTAIVADGFSCRAQITHGTSRQPVHLAQLLAGGLRPGR
- a CDS encoding maleate cis-trans isomerase family protein translates to MVTVGLLYPGHSAEDDFPVLESRVDGAVRLPVVITSVGEDAHRVDALLDLGGAERLAVGAARLATEKPDTVMWACTSGSFVFGPEGARDQAEGVAAAAGVPASSTSIAFVDAARHLGLRHVAVAASYPDDVAQHFVRFLRAGGVEVVAMGSHGINTAAEVGTLNPEQVVSMVTAADHPDAGAVLVPDTAMHTLAIIDELEMAVDKPVLTANQVTVWKGLQLLGPVPDLPGLGTLFGDRR
- a CDS encoding GntR family transcriptional regulator, encoding MTSFIEPLLLQSTPSIIADKLRQAIGHGELKPGAQLNEAELARRLGVSRGPLREGMQRLAQEGLLVSIRHRGLFVIEITPDEVRDMYLAREAIERAAARKIFEGDYHAVGEALLEIAERMTAQTTPPEVGELDIAFHARLVELADSPRLTRMHRTFITETRMCIHALEESYSVAEVRGEEHRALATAIGSGDRKLTDELLVAHMDDAISRLTAAATTEDIP
- a CDS encoding maleate cis-trans isomerase family protein, whose amino-acid sequence is MSQSSRLAQAGIGVVVPHDFALDRELWRWAPDDISLHLTRTPYVPLVAMDMAIRISDPATIARGATELLAVSPLVTAYACASGSFVGGLAGEAALVAAMTAAGAAAAITTSGALLNALAHLGVKTIATATPYVTDLTARLTAYLAEAGINVIAAAELGLTSMIWAVPYDVTVQLVRDADRPDAEAVFVSCTNLATYDVITTLETELGKPVLTANQVTMWSALTTVGRKAVGPGQRLLAR
- a CDS encoding DUF3830 family protein, whose translation is MSRYITVSLDKRNVSCVAVLLDSEAPRTCAAVWDALPLSAAVFHGKYARNEIYTLLPAFSASDPGKENTTVTPIPGDLCWFSFDSDDLGNPAYGYEKSAGTGTTGAIVDLALFYGRNNLLINGDQGWVPGNVFGAVVDGLPDMAAACQDLWLGGVRGETLSFSRRA
- a CDS encoding amidase, whose amino-acid sequence is MIPSAVDLVEAYRKRTLSPVEATTAALEAIDRYDSQVNAFVVVDAEGALAAAKESETRWHAGEPLGPGDGVPTSVKDALWTRGWPTLRGSTLIDEAGPWEQDAPSVARLREAGAVIIGKTTTPECSWKGVTDSFRHGVTRNPWDPGKTPGGSSGGSAAAIALGMGAWSVGTDGGGSVRIPAGFTGTVALKPTYGLIPIFPPSPFGTLSHAGPMTRSVRDCAALLDVISGFDARDWSAMPTPTRSFLDGLDDGVAGLRIAFSPNLGFVRNDPEVDDVVRAAVDVLARAGAEVDQVDPGFADPVEAFHVLWFSAEAQLLRAYGDAVDDRVDPGLRRTAATGATYSAADFLDATAVRMDLGVVMGRLHQTYDVLLTPTLPLPAFDAGQDVPDGWTSPDWTSWTPYTYPFNLTQQPALSVSCGFTAAGLPVGLQVVGPRHADALVLRVGQAYQVATEWHLSEPALLAEEVR
- a CDS encoding PLP-dependent aminotransferase family protein codes for the protein MRSLALPYAARAAGLVGSVIDSSTSLLHKQSHDVVRFAMGSPAAEAVPAAILAEIAAAELREPHAYDYAATEGDPPLQEALLQALRGTSDETTADRLTITSGGMQGLDLFCKIFVDPGDLVVVESPTYTNGSATALSYGAALLEVPVDDDGMDIDALQTLVADAGRTPKAIYTIPTFQNPTGVTLSLQRRHRLLDLARSWGSMVIDDDPYGLLRFGGEPLPTLRELGAGEPVVFSVRTFSKIVAPGLRVGWVDAVPELQPLLINAKQAMDTCTNLPAQRLLAGFLSGGHLQDHLVAQRAEYRRRKEAMHAALREHFGGIARWTDPDGGLFLWVTLRNGPAKVPDTTKLFEAALAEGVAFIPGPAFSPTGRFASALRLCFASTPPDRIREGVARLRRAVDRLTEC
- the eccB gene encoding type VII secretion protein EccB; translated protein: MSGLRLTTKVQVSGWRFLLRRLEHAIVRRDTRMFDDPMQFYSRSAALGIVVAVLILAGAALLAYFKPQGKLGATSLLTDRATNQLYVILSGQLHPVYNLTSARLALGNPATPATVSSSELSKLPMGQTIGIPGAPYATPVSGGSTSIWTLCDTVARADTASPAVQTAVIAMPLVIDPAIDPLQAHQAVLVSYQDRTWVVTRKGRHAIDLTDRALTSPIGIPVTATATPISEGMFNALPDMGSWQLPPIPAAGAPNDLGLPADLVIGSVFQIHTDQGPQRFVVLRDGIARVNAETAGALRDKESYGLVEPPSVSPNLIVDMPQTVYDSPLPDEPLNIVSRPEAPTLCWSWERGGGDQSPRTTVLSGRHLPIPPAAMNMGIKQIHGTATIFLDGGKLVALQSPDPRYTESIYYVDPQGVRYGVPDADAATTLGLSSPQNAPREIIRLLVDGPVLSKDAALLEHDTVPVDPSPRKVPAGDSGAH
- a CDS encoding D-2-hydroxyacid dehydrogenase; protein product: MRREPQPAAGAAIDSGRPIVAVLCERATERPRGLGGLEVDFRYCTADGLAVAVRGARGLLLWDYFSTAVRDVWADAGAVDWIHVAAAGVDTLLFDELRASDVVVTNAAGVFDRPIAEYVLGAVIAHAKDSRRSFDLQRRHQWEHRETRRVTGATALVVGTGRIGREIARLLRAVGMRVRGVGRTARAGDADFGEVVASGDLSAAAGWCDYLVLAAPLTEETRGLVDATVLRAMKPDAHLINVARGALVDEPVLLAALRDGWISGATLDVCTVEPLPSGHPLWDAPNVTITAHMSGDVVGWRDTLAAQYAENVRRWLAGEALLNVVDKKLGYVPGRPVTASWGGSAQ